The genome window AGCCTCAGGACCGCCGCGCCCGACGACGAGGTCACCACCGAATTCGATGAGGCGACCCGGCTGGCCCGCCTCGCCGAATCGGACACGAGCCTGGACATCGCCTCCGCCCGGGAGCTGATCCTCGCCGAGGACGGGAAGTCCGTCACCAGCTGACAGCATCCCGTCGTGAACCGACCGGTCGGCCGTGGAGTCCAACTAGGGTATGGAACTTCCACGACCGGCCTTTCTGTACCCGGGTCCGCGCCCGACGACGACCACCGCGGTCCTCCGGCTGTCCGGCTGCCTCGCCCTCTGCCTCGCCCTCAGCATCGCCGTCTGCCTTGCCCTGACGCCCGGATCCTCCTCCGCGCTCGCCCCCACAGACACCGACCGGCGCCTCGTGGCGTCCCTGCTCGACCGTGTCGACACCGTCCCTCGCCGTGTGCATGTCGTCGGCTACGAGCGCGACGAGTTCGGGGATTGGTCGACACAGGTGACCCCCGAAGGTCATCTGTGCACCACCCGCGACGTCGTGCTGTTCCAGACCTTCGGGACGCCTGCCGTTGCCCCGGACGTGGCCCGGACCGACTGCCCCCGCGCCACGGGTTCGGCCACAGATGTCTACACCGGGAACCCGATGGTGCCCGGTGATGTCCAGATCGACCACGTCGTCCCGCTCGCCGCCGCCTGGGACCACGGCGCACACGGCTGGCCCCGGTCCCTCCGGACCGCCTTCGCCAATGACGACGGGAGCAACCTGCTTGCAGTCTCGGCGGAGGCGAACCAGTCGAAGAGCGACGGCACCCCCGGCGAGTGGTTGCC of Corynebacterium terpenotabidum Y-11 contains these proteins:
- a CDS encoding HNH endonuclease family protein produces the protein MELPRPAFLYPGPRPTTTTAVLRLSGCLALCLALSIAVCLALTPGSSSALAPTDTDRRLVASLLDRVDTVPRRVHVVGYERDEFGDWSTQVTPEGHLCTTRDVVLFQTFGTPAVAPDVARTDCPRATGSATDVYTGNPMVPGDVQIDHVVPLAAAWDHGAHGWPRSLRTAFANDDGSNLLAVSAEANQSKSDGTPGEWLPTAGGAVPCAYLARYLTVSVSYRLTLSADDADAARRVCRL